The following proteins are co-located in the Parafannyhessea umbonata genome:
- a CDS encoding mechanosensitive ion channel family protein: MDWATVVWKVVYLAVAAVVTLVVDRGVTRVARRVLDASSIPSASIFVNIIRGVIWAFGLLSVLEPVFGIKATAFVAALGVTSVVLSFGLQDTVSNVFSGLGLMLGKVVQPGDYVSVGGFEGFVTDVNWRSTIVHDRLGNDQVIPNSVLNKTAFTRKGASSLGCCGVDVLVRPDADLTSVSEEVRRLATEALGELADDAFEVGVTFSGFDAYGTRGTVWLHVRPDVAFGTAQDRVTRVLQGRPWLADATGARE; encoded by the coding sequence ATGGATTGGGCAACGGTTGTGTGGAAGGTCGTGTACCTGGCCGTGGCTGCCGTGGTGACGCTTGTGGTTGACCGCGGCGTCACCCGCGTGGCCAGGCGCGTGCTGGACGCGTCCTCCATACCGTCCGCGTCGATCTTCGTGAACATCATCCGCGGCGTGATCTGGGCGTTTGGGCTGCTGAGTGTGCTGGAGCCCGTGTTTGGCATCAAGGCGACGGCGTTCGTGGCCGCCTTGGGCGTCACGTCCGTCGTGCTGTCATTTGGCCTGCAGGACACGGTGTCGAACGTGTTCAGCGGGCTGGGGCTCATGCTGGGCAAGGTGGTGCAGCCGGGCGACTACGTGTCCGTTGGCGGGTTCGAGGGCTTCGTGACGGACGTGAACTGGCGCAGCACCATCGTGCACGACCGTCTGGGAAACGACCAGGTCATCCCCAACAGCGTGCTGAACAAGACCGCGTTCACGCGCAAGGGGGCCTCGTCGCTGGGCTGCTGCGGCGTGGACGTGCTGGTGCGCCCCGACGCGGACCTTACGAGCGTGAGCGAGGAGGTCAGGCGCCTGGCGACGGAGGCCTTGGGCGAGCTTGCGGACGACGCGTTCGAGGTGGGCGTGACGTTTTCCGGCTTCGACGCGTACGGCACCCGCGGCACGGTGTGGCTGCACGTGAGGCCGGACGTGGCGTTTGGTACGGCTCAGGACCGCGTCACGCGCGTGCTGCAGGGAAGGCCGTGGCTGGCGGACGCGACAGGCGCGCGGGAGTAA